One Lutzomyia longipalpis isolate SR_M1_2022 chromosome 4, ASM2433408v1 DNA segment encodes these proteins:
- the LOC129795966 gene encoding exportin-2: MDLNEENFRLLAQYLQQTLSPDPNVRRPAEQFLEGVEGNQNYPILLLHLIDKEDLDMTIRVAGSVTFKNYVKRNWYYDPDEGKPDKIHETDRTAIKTLIVTLMLKSPTATQKQLSDAVSIIGKHDFPGKWPQLIDEMVDKFATGDFNVINGILQTGHSLFKRYRYEFKSQTLWLEIKLVLDKLAKPLTDLLVATMNLATQHASNQQALRVIYGSLVLVCKVFYSLNYQDLPEFFEENMETWMPSFHTMLTTDVPLLRTGDDEDAGVMEQLRSQICENLCLYAQKYDEEFSPYMPQFVTAVWELLVNTGIQTKYDTLVSHALTFLGTVADRTHYRHLFEDPNVLASICEKVIIPNMDFRASDEELFEDNPEEYIRRDIEGSDIDTRRRAACDLVKILSQKFEGKIFEIFSQYLQVLLGRHAENPHANWRAKDTAIFLVTSLASRGSTQRHGVTQTSELVPLPQFCQQQIVPELERTNINELPVLKADALKFLISFRSCLETSSVVGCLPLIIRHLQAQSVVVHSYAACAIEKILMIRIPGQKAPVTSAVLTPLAGDLYGGLFGCLQLAGSAENEYVMKAIMRSTSVLQEGSLPFMGSIVLPRLTEILTLVAKNPSKPHFNHYLFETLSLSIKTVCKAQPTAVESFEDALFPIFQAILQQDVLEFIPYVFQLLSLLLEMREGVATIPEPYMALFPFLLSPLLWDRPGNVTPLIRLICGYIRQGSAQIVAFGKLNAVLGVFQKMIASKTNDHEGFNLLQTLLMHYPMQELQQSLRQIFVLLFQRLSLSKTTKYTRGLIVFFSFYAGKVGSANLVQMIDEIQGQMFGMVLDRVFIPDLNRIASDVEKKIVAVGVTKILCECPSMLVEPYLPFWPRLMEALLQIFEAQPDATEGEDDFVDVEDTPGYQVAYSQLNYAQAKANDPYPEVTDGRAFLVQNLAKMAATQPGQLPQLISKLSALPQQILSKYCSQAGVQIA, translated from the exons ATGGACCTCAATGAGGAGAATTTTCGTCTTTTGGCGCAATATTTGCAGCAAACACTCAGCCCGGATCCCAATGTTCGACGCCCAG CTGAGCAATTTCTCGAGGGTGTTGAGGGCAATCAAAACTATCCAATATTGTTGCTGCATCTCATCGATAAGGAGGATTTGGACATGACAATCCGAGTGGCGGGTTCTGTGACATTCAAGAACTACGTGAAGAGGAATTGGTACTATGACCCGGATGAGGGGAAACCAGATAAGATTCATGAGACAGACAGAACGGCCATAAAGACGCTGATTGTGACGCTAATGCTGAAATCCCCGACGGCGACGCAGAAACAGCTGAGTGACGCCGTGAGCATCATTGGGAAGCACGATTTCCCGGGGAAGTGGCCCCAATTGATTGATGAGATGGTGGATAAGTTTGCAACGGGAGATTTCAATGTGATCAATGGTATCCTCCAGACGGGACATTCACTCTTCAAGCGCTACCGGTACGAGTTCAAGAGTCAAACACTCTGGCTGGAAATTAAGCTGGTGCTGGATAAATTGGCAAAACCCCTCACGGATCTCCTTGTGGCCACGATGAATCTCGCCACGCAGCATGCGAGCAATCAGCAGGCATTGCGGGTCATCTACGGGTCCCTCGTGCTCGTCTGTAAGGTCTTCTACTCCCTCAACTACCAAGATCTTCCGGAATTCTTCGAGGAGAACATGGAAACGTGGATGCCGAGCTTCCACACAATGCTCACGACGGATGTTCCCCTCCTGCGTACGGGTGATGATGAAGATGCCGGCGTAATGGAACAGCTACGATCGCAAATCTGTGAGAATCTCTGCCTCTATGCGCAGAAGTACGATGAAGAGTTCAGCCCGTACATGCCGCAATTTGTGACAGCTGTGTGGGAATTGCTGGTCAATACGGGCATTCAGACAAAGTACGATACCCTCGTGTCGCACGCCCTCACCTTCCTCGGCACTGTGGCCGATCGTACGCACTACCGGCACCTCTTTGAGGATCCCAACGTCCTGGCGAGTATCTGTGAGAAGGTCATCATTCCCAACATGGACTTCCGTGCGTCCGACGAGGAGCTCTTCGAGGATAATCCCGAGGAGTACATTCGCCGGGATATTGAGGGCTCAGACATCGATACACGTCGTCGGGCAGCGTGTGATCTCGTGAAGATTCTCTCGCAGAAGTTTGAGGGGAAAATCTTTGAGATCTTCAGTCAATACCTCCAAGTTCTCCTGGGGCGTCATGCGGAGAATCCCCATGCAAATTGGCGTGCCAAGGACACCGCAATCTTCCTCGTCACATCGCTGGCATCAAGGGGAAGTACTCAGCGGCATGGGGTCACGCAGACGTCGGAACTGGTGCCATTGCCACAGTTCTGTCAGCAGCAAATTGTCCCAGAACTCGAGAGGACAAACATCAATGAGCTGCCTGTGCTAAAGGCGGATGCCCTGAAGTTCCTCATTAGCTTCCGGAGTTGTCTTGAAACATCAAGCGTCGTGGGGTGCCTTCCCCTCATTATAAGGCATTTGCAG GCTCAAAGCGTCGTGGTGCACAGTTATGCGGCATGTGCCATTGAGAAAATCCTCATGATCCGCATTCCTGGTCAGAAGGCTCCTGTTACATCGGCTGTACTCACCCCATTGGCAGGGGATCTCTACGGGGGGTTGTTTGGATGCCTCCAGCTGGCGGGTTCAGCGGAGAATGAGTACGTAATGAAGGCAATAATGCGAAGTACATCAGTCCTTCAGGAGGGAAGTCTCCCATTTATGGGTTCCATCGTCCTGCCGCGTCTTACGGAAATTCTCACGCTGGTGGCAAAGAATCCGTCAAAGCCGCATTTCAATCACTACCTCTTTGAGACACTCTCACTGTCCATAAAGACCGTGTGCAAGGCTCAACCGACTGCTGTGGAGTCCTTCGAGGACGCTCTCTTCCCGATCTTTCAGGCAATCCTGCAGCAGGATGTCCTTGAATTCATCCCCTACGTGTTTCAACTGCTCTCATTACTGCTGGAGATGCGTGAAGGTGTCGCAACAATCCCTGAGCCCTACATGGCACTCTTTCCATTCCTCCTGTCGCCACTTCTTTGGGATCGTCCGGGGAATGTTACGCCACTCATACGACTCATCTGTGGCTACATACGTCAGGGATCAGCGCAAATTGTGGCCTTTGGGAAGCTCAATGCCGTACTTGGGGTGTTCCAGAAGATGATTGCCTCAAAGACGAATGATCATGAAGGCTTCAACCTCCTGCAGACACTCCTAATGCACTATCCCATGCAGGAGCTACAGCAGAGTCTTCGACAGATCTTTGTGCTCCTCTTTCAACGCTTGAGCTTGTCCAAGACGACTAAATACACGCGCGGATTGATTGTCTTCTTCAGCTTCTACGCCGGGAAGGTGGGAAGTGCAAATCTCGTCCAGATGATTGATGAGATTCAAGGACAAATGTTCGGCATGGTACTCGATCGTGTCTTCATCCCCGATCTCAATCGCATTGCGTCGGAtgtggagaagaaaattgtagcTGTTGGCGTCACGAAGATCCTGTGTGAGTGCCCGAGTATGCTTGTGGAGCCCTATTTGCCGTTCTGGCCACGACTCATGGAGGCTCTCCTTCAGATCTTCGAAGCACAGCCCGATGCAACGGAGGGTGAGGATGATTTTGTCGATGTGGAAGATACTCCGGGGTACCAGGTGGCCTATTCACAGCTCAACTATGCGCAGGCAAAGGCAAATGATCCATATCCGGAAGTGACCGATGGGAGGGCATTTCTCGTGCAGAATCTTGCCAAAATGGCAGCCACACAGCCCGGACAGTTGCCGCAACTCATCAGCAAACTTTCAGCCCTCCCACAGCAAATCCTCAGCAAGTACTGCTCTCAAGCTGGCGTACAGATTGCCTAA
- the LOC129795978 gene encoding probable very-long-chain enoyl-CoA reductase art-1: protein MEVEVLFAHNSKLVTKCQLQPNSTVAEIKRQVYSAKKSLNVDRQAIRLAEKGKSLRDSDTMASLGIRDGSKLYVKDLGPQIGWTTVFLAEYAGPLAVYLWIYQRPWLFYGDGPHSPIHHTVHIAAACWTFHYAKRLLETIFVHRFSHSTMPLRNLFKNCSYYWLFTAYVAYHVNHPLYTSPCTMQVYAGLAGFLISELGNFSIHMNLRNLRPPGTTVRKIPHADANPLTALFNFVSCPNYTYEVLSWLSFSLMTQCLPALVFTAAGMYQMTMWALGKHRNYKKEFKDYPRQRKAIIPFVL, encoded by the exons ATGGAG GTGGAAGTTCTCTTTGCACACAACTCCAAGTTGGTAACAAAATGCCAACTACAGCCCAACTCGACGGTGGCGGAGATCAAGAGGCAGGTTTACAGCGCCAAGAAATCCCTCAACGTGGATCGTCAAGCTATCCGGCTGGCTGAGAAGGGTAAATCCCTCCGTGATAGCGATACAATGGCATCCCTTGGCATCCGCGACGGCAGCAAGCTCTACGTGAAGGATCTCGGACCACAAATTGGATGGACAACGGTGTTCCTCGCAGAATACGCTGGACCCCTCGCTGTGTACCTTTGGATCTACCAGCGACCGTGGCTCTTCTACGGTGATGGCCCCCACAGCCCCATCCATCATACAGTTCA CATTGCAGCCGCCTGTTGGACATTCCACTATGCCAAGAGATTACTTGAGACGATCTTTGTGCACAGATTCTCCCACTCCACAATGCCGCTGAGGAATCTATTCAAGAATTGCTCCTACTACTGGCTATTTACTG CTTATGTGGCTTATCATGTGAACCATCCGCTGTACACCTCTCCCTGCACGATGCAAGTTTATGCTGGATTAGCGGGTTTCCTG ATCAGTGAATTGGGAAACTTCTCGATCCACATGAATCTCCGCAATCTCCGACCACCTGGCACAACAGTCCGGAAGATTCCACATGCAGACGCTAATCCCCTCACGGCTCTCTTCAACTTTGTCTCGTGCCCCAACTACACCTACGAAGTCCTCTCTTGGCTCTCTTTCTCCCTCATGACGCAATGCCTTCCGGCGCTTGTCTTCACCGCCGCCGGAATGTACCAGATGACCATGTGGGCCCTTGGGAAGCATCGAAACTACAAGAAGGAATTCAAGGACTACCCACGGCAGCGAAAGGCTATTATTCCTTTTGTCCTGTAA